GCACGGCGTGGTGTTCGAAGAATATTACCGCTGCTACGTGGTGGGGCAAGAGAAAGTGCACATCATGAAATACGATCCGCGGGCGCCGTTTCATGAGCGCTACGTGAAGGGGAATCCGCCGCCGTCCTCGCCGGCACTGCATCAGCGCATGGTGAAGGATGCGTTGTCGCTCTGCCGGGCTTTGGGATACGACTTGAATACCGTCGAGTTTGCAGTTGAGGGCGGAGTGCCCTATGCAATCGACTTTCTGAATCCAGCGCCGGACGCTGAGGTCACATCGGTAGGTCAGGAAAATTTCGAATGGATATTGAACGCCGTCGCAGAGATGGCGGTGAAGATGGCGCTAAGCGGCGAGAGTCCGGTGAAGGAGTTGCGCTGGGCAGAGTTCCTGGCGGGATCGCCGGCGGAGAAACCGCAACGCAAGGCCGAACCGGAGTGGGTCGCGGCACGAAAGAAAGGAAAAGTGACGAAGTAGTCGCCGCGCTAGGTCAATAAGCCCAATTTCTCCTGTACCTAAATGGCTTGTCATCCTGAGGACCGCGTTCTTTGCGGGCCGAAGGATCTATGCAGCTTGGCAGCACTCTCGAAGTTGCAGGCAACTGCATGGGTTCCTTTGCTTCGCTGAGGATGACGGACCGTTTTAGATTATGAAAGGCAAAGCTGCCGCTAAAACCGTAGACGAATATCTGGCTCAACTTCCCGAACCGCCGCGCAGCACGCTGAAACATGTTCGTGCCGTGATTCAGTCGGTGGTGCCGAAGGAAACGACCGAAGTAATCAGCTACGGGATTCCAATGTTCAAGAACAACGGAATGCTCGTTGGCTACGCGGCATTTAAAAATCATTGCGGCTTATTTCCGACCGGTCGGGCGTCATGAACACCTTTGCAAAGGAGTTGAAGGGCTATCGCACTTCGAAGGGGACCATCCGATTCCCATCCGACAAGCCTTTGCCCGACGCCCTGATTAAGAAGATCGTGAAAGAACGGGTTAAGGAAAACGCGGAGTGGGATTGGGTTTGCCGTGGTTTTTCCGCCCGTTGGTATACTGGAAGAGTTCGCCGTGAGCCATGGTATTGGCGGCGAACAGCAGTTTCCTCGCTTCGCGAGGAATGAGAATGAGTGGAGAAGAGTGACGGCAAAACAAGCGAATGACCCCGACTTTCACCATCGGAATTGAAGAGGAATATCAGACCGTCGACCCGGCGACGGGAGAGCTGCGGTCGCATATTCATGCCGAGCTTTTGCAGAAGGGCAAAATGCTTCTGCAGGAGCGGGTCAAGGCGGAGATGCACCAATCCGTCATTGAAGTAGGCACGGGGATTTGCCAGAACATCAAAGAGGCCAAGGCGGAAGTAAAGATGCTCCGGCGCGACATTGTGCGCCTGGCCAAGGAGAACGGCCTGCGGCTGGCGGCGGTGGCGACGCATCCGTTTTCGGATTGGCGGGTGCAGGAAATTTATCCAGACGACCGTTACAAGGGAATTGTCGAAGACTTGCAACTGGTGGCGCGGGCCAATCTGATTTTCGGCCTGCACGTGCATATCGGCATCGATGATCGTGAGACCGCGATTCACATGATGAATCACGCGCGCTATTTTCTGCCGCACATTCTGGCGCTATCGACTAATTCGCCCTTCTGGCTGGGAATGAACACCGGACTGAAATCATATCGGTGCAAAGTATTTGACAAGTTTCCGCGCACTAATATTCCGGATTATTTCCCGAGTTGGGGCGAATACGAGAATTTCATCAAACTCCTCATTAAGACCAACTGCATCGACAACGCCAAGAAAATCTGGTGGGACCTTCGGCCGCATCCTTTTTTCAATACGCTCGAATTTCGCGTCTGCGACGTACCCATGCGGGCGGATGAGACGATCGCACTGGCCGCGCTGATTCAGGCGACTGTAGCGAAACTTCACAAGCTGTTTACAGCGAATCAGGGATTCCGCTTGTACCGGCGCGCGCTGATCATGGAAAACAAGTGGCGGGCTTCGCGCTATGGCCTCGACGGCAAGATGATCGATTTCGGCAAGCAGATCGAAGTTCCGGCGCGGGACTTGATCCACGAGTATCTGCATTTCG
Above is a window of Candidatus Sulfotelmatobacter sp. DNA encoding:
- a CDS encoding DUF1801 domain-containing protein codes for the protein MKGKAAAKTVDEYLAQLPEPPRSTLKHVRAVIQSVVPKETTEVISYGIPMFKNNGMLVGYAAFKNHCGLFPTGRAS
- a CDS encoding carboxylate-amine ligase — translated: MTPTFTIGIEEEYQTVDPATGELRSHIHAELLQKGKMLLQERVKAEMHQSVIEVGTGICQNIKEAKAEVKMLRRDIVRLAKENGLRLAAVATHPFSDWRVQEIYPDDRYKGIVEDLQLVARANLIFGLHVHIGIDDRETAIHMMNHARYFLPHILALSTNSPFWLGMNTGLKSYRCKVFDKFPRTNIPDYFPSWGEYENFIKLLIKTNCIDNAKKIWWDLRPHPFFNTLEFRVCDVPMRADETIALAALIQATVAKLHKLFTANQGFRLYRRALIMENKWRASRYGLDGKMIDFGKQIEVPARDLIHEYLHFVDDVVDELGSREELNYIHKILEHGSGADRQLRVFEQTGDLKKVVDYIIEETEAGLEDDPVAVRKVG